One region of Salvia miltiorrhiza cultivar Shanhuang (shh) chromosome 3, IMPLAD_Smil_shh, whole genome shotgun sequence genomic DNA includes:
- the LOC131017509 gene encoding disease resistance protein RPP8-like, with amino-acid sequence MAAEAAISSLVELLGDQLIEKVKFLRGVEGKVELLKAEFKRMQSFLKDANKKQFEDEMVRNWISDIKALARDAEDTIEMFLLNVESAKNWGLFKRCTTFPKRMYHLYGIGDEIESMLKRLDEIKKSRDMYGIKDLGEAAESSSRSEVELRRRLCPWQKGEHLVGVEDDVKKLLQESILYEKRGLSIVVLKGMGGIGKSTLAREIYNHPDVVSGTFDCRGWVVVSSEFTPHETIKQLIFQLQRSEEDKRKLLDEIKKLEESMKDKLFLQEELKQMLHKQLEGKSYFIVLDDVWEKQHLESLITAFPNQQDKASRLLLTTRNNIITKYDQYVHTMSLLDTKKSWELLLKKAFIGTTIGNYPEEFESVGTQILQKCDGLPLAISVVGGLLMETQTKSGWEQVLNQLNSRTESGVSAILELSYQNLSPQLKSCFLCLAFFKEDFTIPAKRLVNIWHAQGLIQQEGSRSIFDEIGRGYLNELINRSMVQIQDLKIHDQVKSCRLHDLVREVCLRKAKEEIGLEIVKGNGGISSESSNKPRHRVVYAENLETSSSNQNKHVRSLFLLNVHDDSGYITTPSHYWKGYQLLKTVELDATAFKRFPNSFRLLIGLKCLRIYTYYGARIKLPCWFDHLRNLEVVAMKSCLVYFPRLVSLKMDKLRYFRAAIGGGPTIKNMWNKNIECLRGIRHKDWMKCISTLTSSCHLRELGIRLGRIKREELIKVRASLEKMQNLVILHLIWPYAYATDIALVVPQLANLTKLKLKGKMSKCPSASMFPPNLSHLTLTSSELNDDPMAELGKLPKLLFLKIQYKAYRGETMLVLCDGFPSLEALAFRELYELKSVIIEEGGMPKLKHLRIRRCRNLNTGNLPQHINIFTQ; translated from the exons ATGGCAGCGGAGGCGGCGATTTCATCTCTGGTCGAACTACTGGGCGATCAGCTCATCGAGAAGGTTAAATTCCTGCGAGGCGTCGAGGGGAAGGTGGAGTTGCTGAAAGCCGAGTTCAAGAGGATGCAATCCTTTCTCAAAGACGCCAACAAAAAGCAATTTGAAGATGAGATGGTGCGTAATTGGATCTCTGATATCAAAGCGTTGGCTCGAGATGCCGAAGATACCATCGAGATGTTCCTTCTCAACGTTGAGAGTGCCAAGAATTGGGGGCTCTTCAAAAGATGTACAACCTTCCCGAAGCGTATGTATCACCTCTACGGAATTGGAGATGAGATTGAGTCGATGCTAAAGAGACttgatgaaattaaaaaaagccGCGACATGTACGGGATCAAGGATCTCGGAGAGGCAGCCGAGTCGTCATCGAGATCGGAAGTTGAATTGCGGCGGCGGTTGTGTCCTTGGCAAAAGGGCGAACACCTTGTCGGCGTTGAAGATGATGTGAAAAAGCTGCTGCAAGAATCAATTCTGTATGAGAAGAGAGGGCTTTCCATTGTGGTTTTAAAGGGCATGGGTGGGATCGGGAAATCGACACTTGCCCGGGAAATATACAACCACCCCGATGTCGTTTCTGGCACATTTGATTGTCGTGGTTGGGTTGTGGTGTCGAGTGAGTTTACACCACACGAGACGATCAAGCAGCTTATCTTCCAGCTGCAAAGGTCTGAAGAAGATAAACGAAAGCTGCTTGACGAAATAAAGAAATTGGAGGAGTCGATGAAGGATAAGCTGTTTCTACAAGAGGAGCTGAAACAAATGCTTCATAAGCAATTGGAGGGAAAATCATATTTCATAGTGCTCGATGATGTTTGGGAGAAGCAACATTTAGAATCTCTCATCACTGCTTTCCCAAATCAACAAG ATAAAGCAAGTAGATTGTTGCTTACCACCCGCAACAACATTATTACAAAGTATGATCAATACGTCCACACGATGAGTCTCTTAGACACCAAAAAAAGCTGGGAATTGTTGTTGAAGAAGGCATTCATTGGCACCACAATTGGCAATTATCCAGAAGAATTCGAGAGTGTGGGCAcacaaatcttgcaaaaatGCGATGGTCTACCATTAGCTATCAGCGTGGTAGGAGGCTTACTCATGGAAACACAAACCAAGAGTGGATGGGAACAAGTTCTTAACCAATTAAACTCAAGGACTGAAAGCGGCGTATCAGCAATTTTGGAGTTGAGTTATCAGAATTTATCTCCCCAATTGAAATCATGCTTCTTGTGCCTAGCTTTTTTCAAAGAAGACTTTACTATCCCAGCAAAAAGGCTAGTAAACATATGGCATGCACAAGGCTTGATCCAACAAGAAGGAAGCAGAAGTATATTTGATGAGATAGGAAGAGGTTATTTAAATGAGCTGATCAATCGAAGCATGGTTCAAATTCAAGATCTAAAAATCCATGATCAAGTCAAAAGTTGTCGCCTCCATGATCTTGTTCGTGAGGTTTGCTTAAGAAAAGCAAAGGAGGAAATAGGTCTGGAGATAGTAAAGGGGAACGGAGGGATTTCATCAGAATCATCCAATAAGCCTCGCCATCGTGTTGTCTATGCCGAAAATCTTGAGACTTCCTCGTCGAATCAAAATAAGCATGTACGCTCTCTTTTCCTACTTAACGTCCATGATGATTCTGGATATATAACCACTCCATCTCATTACTGGAAGGGCTATCAACTACTTAAGACAGTCGAGCTTGACGCCACTGCCTTCAAAAGATTTCCAAACTCTTTTCGGTTATTGATTGGATTGAAGTGCTTGAGAATATACACATATTATGGAGCCCGCATAAAACTCCCATGCTGGTTTGATCATCTTAGAAACCTCGAGGTTGTTGCCATGAAATCGTGCTTGGTATATTTTCCAAGACTAGTTTCATTGAAAATGGACAAGCTACGTTACTTCCGAGCAGCTATTGGCGGTGGACCGACAATTAAAAACATGTGgaataaaaatattgagtgtTTGAGAGGAATAAGGCACAAGGATTGGATGAAGTGCATATCAACTCTAACGAGTAGTTGCCATCTTCGTGAATTAGGCATACGGTTAGGACGTATAAAGCGTGAAGAGTTGATCAAAGTGAGAGCGTCATTGGAGAAGATGCAGAATCTTGTCATACTTCACTTAATATGGCCGTATGCATATGCTACTGACATAGCATTAGTTGTGCCGCAGCTCGCCAATCTCACCAAACTTAAACTGAAAGGTAAGATGTCCAAATGTCCAAGTGCGAGTATGTTCCCTCCAAATCTTTCTCACCTCACATTGACGAGTTCCGAGCTAAATGATGATCCGATGGCAGAGCTGGGTAAGCTTCCAAAGCTTTTATTTCTCAAGATACAGTATAAAGCTTACAGGGGTGAAACGATGCTAGTTTTGTGCGACGGGTTCCCCAGCCTCGAAGCCCTGGCTTTTCGAGAATTGTATGAACTGAAGAGCGTCATCATAGAAGAAGGTGGAATGCCGAAGCTCAAACATCTCCGAATCCGTCGATGCCGCAATCTGAACACTGGGAATCTGCCGCAACACATCAACATATTTACTCAATAA